One window from the genome of Ammospiza nelsoni isolate bAmmNel1 chromosome 16, bAmmNel1.pri, whole genome shotgun sequence encodes:
- the LOC132080606 gene encoding protocadherin gamma-A10-like, translating into MCAAGRRWGRRQRALLWAVLLAAWEAARGQLRYSVPEEMPKGSFVGDVAKDLGLQLPEIRDRGVHILDKGRTQYFALHGKTGHLVTAERIDREQLCESAQQCVLRCELIMEGQMQVYVIEAEITDINDNAPYFREAEKKLRVSETTAPGSRFPLPDAHDPDSGRNSLQSYELSGDEHFSLAVQAGPGGDQRPELVLAKALDREEAAFHELVLRAMDGGDPARTGTARIRVTVLDANDNAPVFSQAEYTVRVPEDVPVGSVLVTVTATDRDEGPNGHVNYLFKKITEKASEIFQLDVDTGDITLLRSLDFEERYSYELEVQAHDGGDLSDTAKLIVTVTDVNDNAPELTVSSALSEISEDAPAGTVVALLHVQDPDSGAKGEVRCSLEKDVPFRLEKSFDDYYRVVTARELDREQVSEYNVTVRAADGGSPSLQSSAVLALRVLDVNDNAPVFLEERYSARLAENNAAGALVLTVRATDADWGQNARLRYRLAEGRVRGAPLSSYVSVQAETGALYALRSLDYEQLRELQLCVRAEDGGAPALSSNVSVRLQIVDENDNAPQVLYPPAAAAAAWSGVELAPRRSEAGALVAKVVAVDADAGQNAWLSYELAKATEPGLFRVGPHSGEVRTARSPLARDAARHSLVVLVRDHGRPALSATATLSVVLAESVAELLAELGSAAHEAAAPGEPAASLTRWLVLAVAAVSCLFVAFLLLLLALRLRRCHRQQLLPPDSGASRGVPVSHFVGIDGVRAFLQSYAHDVSLTADSRKSHLRFSAASCCDTLPARPPPDEPAPLLGDEEPAGALPSDPAPSSETLTKSVVKFPLVKFRRLVPISVIV; encoded by the exons ATGTGCGCGGCGGGGAGGCGCTGGGGCCGGCGGCAgcgagctctgctctgggccgTGCTGCTGGCGGCGTGGGAGGCGGCGCGGGGGCAGCTGCGCTACTCGGTGCCCGAGGAGATGCCCAAGGGCTCGTTCGTGGGCGACGTGGCCAAggacctggggctgcagctgccggaGATCCGAGATCGCGGCGTTCATATCCTGGACAAAGGTAGGACGCAGTATTTCGCTCTGCATGGGAAGACGGGACATTTAGTGACGGCGGAGAGGATCgacagagagcagctgtgcgAGAGTGCACAGCAATGCGTGCTGCGCTGTGAGCTGATAATGGAGGGACAGATGCAGGTTTATGTAATCGAGGCGGAAATCACGGATATTAATGACAACGCGCCTTACTtcagagaggcagaaaaaaaattgagagtgAGCGAAACGACAGCTCCGGGGTCGCGATTTCCCCTGCCAGACGCTCACGACCCAGACTCGGGCCGAAATTCTCTGCAGAGCTACGAGCTGAGCGGTGACGAGCACTTCTCGCTGGCCGTGCAGGCGGGCCCCGGCGGCGATCAGCGTCCCGAGCTGGTGCTGGCGAAGGCGCTGGACCGGGAGGAGGCGGCGTTTCACGAGCTGGTGCTGAGGGCGATGGACGGCGGCGATCCGGCACGGACGGGCACGGCTCGGATCCGCGTGACGGTGCTGGACGCGAACGACAACGCGCCCGTGTTCAGCCAGGCGGAGTACACGGTGCGTGTGCCCGAGGACGTGCCCGTGGGCTCAGTTCTcgtcactgtcactgccaccgACAGGGACGAGGGGCCGAATGGACACGTGAACTACTTGTTCAAGAAAATTACAGAGAAAGCCTCAGAGATTTTCCAGTTAGACGTTGACACAGGAGATATCACACTACTACGGAGCCTAGACTTCGAGGAACGCTATTCCTACGAACTGGAGGTGCAAGCACATGACGGGGGAGACCTTTCTGACACTGCCAAACTTATAGTTACCGTAACAGATGTGAACGACAATGCCCCGGAACTCACAGTGTCGTCGGCGCTAAGTGAGATCTCGGAGGATGCCCCGGCAGGGACGGTGGTCGCCCTGCTGCACGTGCAGGACCCGGACTCTGGAGCGAAAGGTGAGGTTCGGTGCTCGCTCGAAAAGGATGTCCCGTTCCGACTGGAGAAATCGTTTGATGACTACTACCGCGTGGTGACAGCGAGAGAGCTGGACCGGGAGCAGGTGTCGGAGTACAACGTGACGGTGCGGGCGGCCGACGGCGGGTCGCCGTCGCTGCAGAGCAGCGCGGTGCTGGCGCTGCGGGTGCTGGACGTGAACGACAACGCGCCGGTGTTCTTGGAGGAGCGCTACAGCGCGCGGCTGGCGGAGAACAACGCGGCGGGCGCGCTGGTGCTGACGGTGCGCGCCACGGACGCGGACTGGGGGCAGAACGCGCGCCTGCGCTACCGGCTGGCGGAGGGGCGGGTGCGGGGCGCGCCGCTGTCGTCGTACGTGTCGGTGCAGGCGGAGACGGGCGCGCTGTACGCGCTGCGCTCCTTGGACTACGAGCAGCTGCGCGAGCTGCAGCTGTGCGTGCGGGCGGAGGACGGCGGCGCGCCGGCGCTGAGCAGCAACGTGTCGGTGCGGCTGCAGATCGTGGACGAGAACGACAACGCGCCGCAGGTGCTGTACCcgccggcggccgcggcggcggcgtgGTCGGGCGTGGAGCTGGCGCCGCGGCGGTCGGAGGCCGGCGCGCTGGTGGCCAAGGTGGTGGCGGTGGACGCGGACGCGGGGCAGAACGCGTGGCTGTCCTACGAGCTGGCCAAGGCCACGGAGCCGGGGCTGTTCCGCGTGGGGCCGCACAGCGGCGAGGTGCGCACGGCGCGCTCGCCGCTGGCCCGCGACGCGGCGCGCCACagcctggtggtgctggtgcgGGACCACGGGCGGCCGGCGCTGTCGGCCACGGCCACGCTGAGCGTGGTGCTGGCCGAGAGCGTGGCCGAGCTGCTGGCCGAGCTGGGCAGCGCGGCGCAcgaggcggcggcgccgggcgaGCCGGCCGCCAGCCTGACGCGCTGGCTCGTGCTGGCCGTGGCCGCCGTCTCGTGCCTCTTCGtggccttcctgctgctgctgctggcgctgcgCCTGCGCCGCTGCCAccgccagcagctgctgccgccGGACAGCGGCGCCTCGCGCGGCGTGCCCGTCTCGCACTTCGTGGGCATCGACGGCGTGCGCGCCTTCCTGCAGTCCTACGCGCACGACGTGTCGCTCACGGCCGACTCGCGCAAGAGCCACCTGCGCTTCTCGGCCGCCAGCTGCTGCGACAccctcccggcccggccgccgcccgACGAGCCCGCGCCGCTGCTCGGCGACGAGGAACCGGCCGGCGCCCTCCCCTCGGATCCCGCCCCTTCCTCG GAGACTTTGACTAAAAGCGTGGTAAAGTTTCCTTTGGTGAAGTTTCGGAGGCTGGTACCCATTTCTGTCATTGTGTGA
- the LOC132080607 gene encoding protocadherin gamma-B5-like, which yields MGWRSGPCAAIMKWIKVQARPCGGCSVAAAPPGVAVGRRRAPLEPPPPQRPAPAGCSLARRRPQRQRHRQQQRRREAARAVWVALSGVCCGRRERLEGRQGSGRRQERGERSGQRMAVRRRQRLGPGGGRALLTALLLLLLCVWCRAAAERVRYAIAEELGRGSLVGPLARDLGLSADELPARKLQVASGGKKQLKYFTVNEENGNLYVNERLDREEMCGASATCSVSFEALVHNPLNVFHVEVAIEDVNDNSPVFSKAALEVEIGEWTLPGARFPLEMARDADAGSNSLLTYQLTINPSFSLAMKEKPGGKKQPELVLERPLDREKQSSIDLVLTAVDSGEPARSGTVQVRINVTDLNDNPPVFSKNVYEARVAENLPAGSLVLRVRATDADVGSNGRVSYSFGNVADIVPSLFTVDSDSGEIRTVAPLDFEEEKKYVFGLEATDGGGLTDHCEVHIDITDENDNTPEITILSLSSPVLEDAPVGTVVAVLNVNDPDSGENGQVSCELSGEAPLSIVASSGGSYKVVTSGALDREQASEHRVSVVARDRGRPALRSSRELVLEVSDVNDNAPVFEEAAYSAYVAENNAAGALVLRVQARDADAGANGRVSYWLAGGSAGAAGAAPLVSVEARSGALYAQRSLDYEQCREFTVAVRAQDGGSPARSSTATVRVFVLDRNDNAPRVLWPAAAAAGEAAGGAAAAPFEVVPRSAEAGYLVAKVVAVDADAGRNAWLSYELVQASEPALFRVGLHSGEVRTARAVGERDAAKQRLVAVVKDHGQPALSATATLHVVLAESLQEALPELSERPAGAEAAAAAAELQFYLVLALALLSALLVLSVALAVLARLRRAGPPAVLRCLGAQRFSLAGAAFPADFCEGTLPYSYNLCVPPPARAVPEAAWPPPPPVPILSAEELLGGDSCDKPSTNSDIVVGEPPANPDAPQVCNVTTPMECLSLLPVVIPWRMKAEMGWRNAEAGDRRWTKSDISVATVPGMERGRAGSAGQRSVPAVPGGGCGRRC from the exons ATGGGCTGGAGAAGTGGCCCCTGTGCAGCCATCATGAAATGGATCaaagtgcaag CGCGGCCGTGCGGCGGCTGCAGTGTCGCGGCGGCGCCTCCGGGTGTCGCTGTTGGCCGCCGCCGAGCGCCGctggagccgccgccgccgcagcgtCCTGCCCCCGCAGGCTGCTCGCTCGCCCGGCGCCGGCCGCAGCGGCAGCGGCACCgacagcagcagcggcggcgaGAGGCGGCCCGAGCGGTGTGGGTGGCTTTGAGCGGTGTCTGTTGTGGGCGGCGAGAGCGGCTGGAAGGGCGGCAGGGCAGCGGCAGGAGGCAGGAGCGCGGCGAGCGCAGCGGGCAGAGAATGGCGGTGAGGCGGCGGCAGAGGCTTGGGCCGGGCGGCGGGCGAGCGCTGCTGAccgcgctgctgctgctgctgctgtgcgtGTGGTGCCGGGCGGCGGCCGAGCGGGTCCGCTACGCCATCGccgaggagctgggcagaggctCGCTCGTGGGGCCGCTGGCGCGGGACCTGGGGCTTAGCGCGGACGAGCTGCCGGCGCGCAAGCTGCAGGTGGCGTCTGGCGGCAAGAAGCAGCTGAAATACTTCACGGTGAATGAGGAGAACGGGAACCTGTACGTGAACGAGAGGCTGGACCGGGAGGAGATGTGCGGTGCCTCTGCGACCTGCTCTGTCAGCTTCGAGGCGCTGGTGCACAACCCACTGAACGTTTTCCACGTTGAGGTGGCGATCGAGGATGTTAATGACAATTCCCCAGTCTTCAGCAAGGCTGCTCTGGAGGTCGAAATTGGTGAATGGACGCTTCCCGGTGCTCGTTTTCCGCTGGAGATGGCACGAGATGCAGATGCAGGAAGCAACTCGCTGCTGACTTATCAACTAACCATCAACCCGTCTTTCTCACTCGCAATGAAGGAAAAGCCAGGTGGAAAGAAGCAGCCGGAATTAGTCCTGGAGAGACCGTTGGACCGAGAGAAACAGAGTTCCATTGATCTAGTACTTACGGCAGTGGACAGTGGGGAACCTGCGAGATCCGGGACTGTCCAGGTTCGCATCAACGTGACGGACTTAAATGACAACCCACCCGTGTTCAGCAAAAACGTCTACGAGGCGAGAGTGGCTGAGAATTTGCCAGCGGGGTCGTTGGTGCTGCGGGTCCGGGCCACGGATGCGGACGTGGGCTCAAATGGACGAGTCTCCTACTCCTTTGGCAACGTCGCAGACATCGTACCCTCATTGTTCACTGTCGACAGCGATAGTGGAGAGATCAGGACGGTTGCTCCACTCGATTTcgaggaggaaaaaaaatacgTTTTTGGCCTGGAGGCGACCGACGGCGGCGGGCTCACTGATCACTGCGAAGTGCACATCGACATCACAGACGAGAATGATAACACTCCCGAGATCACCATTCTTTCACTATCGAGCCCGGTGCTTGAGGACGCTCCAGTAGGTACTGTGGTGGCCGTGCTGAACGTGAACGACCCGGACTCCGGCGAGAACGGTCAGGTGTCGTGCGAGCTGTCGGGAGAGGCGCCTCTGTCGATCGTGGCGTCGTCGGGCGGCTCGTACAAGGTGGTGACATCGGGCGCGCTGGACCGCGAGCAGGCGTCGGAGCATCGCGTGTCGGTGGTGGCCCGGGACCGGGGCAGGCCGGCGCTgcggagcagcagggagctggtgctggaggtgTCGGACGTGAACGACAACGCGCCGGTGTTCGAGGAGGCGGCGTACAGCGCGTACGTGGCGGAGAACAACGCGGCGGGCGCGCTGGTGCTGCGCGTGCAGGCGCGGGACGCGGACGCGGGCGCCAACGGGCGCGTGAGCTACTGGCTggcgggcggcagcgcgggcgcggcgggcgcggcgccgCTCGTGTCGGTGGAGGCGCGGAGCGGCGCGCTGTACGCGCAGCGCTCCTTGGACTACGAGCAGTGCCGCGAGTTCACGGTGGCCGTGCGGGCGCAGGACGGCGGCTCGCCGGCGCGCAGCTCCACGGCCACGGTTCGCGTCTTCGTGCTGGACCGCAACGACAACGCGCCCAGGGTGCTCTggcccgcggcggcggcggcgggagagGCTGCgggaggggcggcggcggcgccttTCGAGGTGGTTCCGCGCTCGGCCGAGGCCGGCTACCTGGTGGCCAAGGTGGTGGCGGTGGACGCGGACGCGGGGCGCAACGCGTGGCTGTCGTACGAGCTGGTGCAGGCGTCGGAGCCGGCGCTGTTCCGCGTGGGGCTGCACAGCGGCGAGGTGCGCACGGCGCGCGCCGTGGGCGAGCGGGACGCGGCCAAGCAGCGGCTGGTGGCCGTGGTGAAGGACCACGGGCAGCCGGCGCTGTCGGCCACGGCCACGCTGCACGTGGTGCTGGCCGAGAGCTTGCAGGAGGCGCTGCCGGAGCTGAGCGAGCGGCCGGCGGGCgccgaggcggcggcggcggcggccgagcTGCAGTTCTACCTGGTGCTGGCGCTGGCGCTGCTCTCGGCGCTCTTGGTGCTGAGCGTGGCGCTGGCCGTGCTGGCGCGGctgcgccgggccgggccgcccgccgTGCTGCGCTGCCTGGGCGCGCAGCGCTTCTCGCTGGCCGGCGCCGCCTTCCCGGCCGACTTCTGCGAGGGCACCTTGCCCTACTCCTACAACCTGTGCgtgccgccgcccgcccgcgccgtGCCCGAGGCCGCttggccgccgccgccgccggtgCCCATCCTGTCGGCGGAGGAGCTTCTGGGCGGCGATTCCTGCGACAAACCGAGCACGAACAGTGACATCGTTGTGGGAGAGCCGCCCGCCAATCCCGACGCACCGCAGGTCTGTAATGT AACCACGCCCATGGAATGCCTCTCCCTTCTCCCGGTGGTGATACCCtggaggatgaaagcagagaTGGGCTGGAGAAATGCGGAGGCAGGAGATCGGCGCTGGACGAAAAGCGACATCTCGGTGGCGACCGTGCCCGGTATGGAGCGAGGCagggcgggcagcgccgggcagCGCTCGGTGCCTGCAGTGCCGGGAGGAGGCTGCGGGCGCCGCTGTTGA
- the LOC132080608 gene encoding protocadherin gamma-A10-like, translated as MCAAGRRWGQRQRALLWAVLLAAWEAARGQLRYSVPEEMPKGSFVGDVAKDLGLQLPEIRDRGVRVVSQGSEQYFVLHAKTGHLVTAERIDREQLCERVQQCVLRCELIVEGQMQVYGIQVEITDINDNGPSFRQVEKELRVSETTAPGSRFPLPDAHDPDSGRNSLQSYELSGDEHFSLAVQASPGGDQRPELVLAKALDREEAAFHELVLRAMDGGDPARTGTARIRVTVLDANDNAPVFSQAEYTVRVPEDVPVGSVLVTVAATDADEGLYGQVKYSIEKITEKASQIFQQDADTGAITLLQSLDFEEGDSYDLEVQAHDGGGLFDTAKVVIAVKDVNDNVPEISMQSALSEISEDAPSGTVVALLHVKDRDSGANSEVRCSLDDGVPFRLEESFDDYYRVVTARELDREQVSEYNVTVRAADGGSPSLQSSAVLALRVLDVNDNAPVFLEERYSARLAENNAAGALVLTVRATDADWGQNARVRYRLAEGRVRGAPLSSYVSVQAETGALYALRSLDYEQLRELQLCVRAEDGGAPALSSNVSVRLQIVDENDNAPQVLYPPAAAAAAWSGVELAPRRSEAGALVAKVVAVDADAGQNAWLSYELAKATEPGLFRVGPHSGEVRTARSPLARDAARHSLVVLVRDHGRPALSATATLSVVLAESVAELLAELGSAAHEAAAPGEPAASLTRWLVLAVAAVSCLFVAFLLLLLALRLRRCHRQQLLPPDSGASRGVPVSHFVGIDGVRAFLQSYAHDVSLTADSRKSHLRFSAASCCDTLPARPPPDEPAPLLGDEDPAGALPSDPAPPSLSKCRVTTQPSQGFHGQSRAQWEKVCSVPQAITQRNLLGNQLEAVKWLRNRLESHLQRVPDSGSMSRCKAVTCAVPAGP; from the exons ATGTGCGCGGCGGGGAGGCGCTGGGGCCAGCGGCAgcgagctctgctctgggccgTGCTGCTGGCGGCGTGGGAGGCGGCGCGGGGGCAGCTGCGCTACTCGGTGCCCGAAGAGATGCCCAAGGGCTCGTTCGTGGGCGACGTGGCCAAggacctggggctgcagctgccggaGATCCGAGACCGCGGCGTCCGCGTTGTCTCCCAAGGTAGTGAACAGTATTTCGTTCTGCACGCTAAGACGGGACATTTAGTGACGGCGGAGAGGATCGACAGAGAGCAGTTGTGCGAGAGAGTGCAACAATGCGTGCTGCGCTGTGAGCTGATAGTGGAGGGACAGATGCAGGTTTATGGGATCCAAGTGGAAATCACAGACATTAATGACAATGGGCCCAGCTTTCGACAGGTAGAAAAAGAATTGAGAGTGAGCGAGACTACAGCCCCGGGGTCGCGGTTTCCCCTGCCAGACGCTCATGACCCTGACTCGGGTCGGAATTCTCTGCAGAGCTACGAGCTGAGCGGTGACGAGCACTTCTCGCTGGCCGTGCAGGCGAGTCCCGGCGGCGATCAGCGTCCCGAGCTGGTGCTGGCGAAGGCGCTGGACCGGGAGGAGGCGGCGTTTCACGAGCTGGTGCTGAGGGCGATGGACGGCGGCGATCCGGCACGGACGGGCACGGCTCGGATCCGCGTGACGGTGCTGGACGCGAACGACAACGCGCCCGTGTTCAGCCAGGCGGAGTACACGGTGCGTGTGCCCGAGGACGTGCCCGTGGGCTCCGTACTAGTCACTGTCGCTGCCACGGACGCGGATGAGGGCTTATACGGTCAGGTGAAATACTCGATtgaaaaaattacagagaaaGCCTCGCAGATTTTTCAGCAGGATGCTGACACGGGAGCAATCACCCTGTTACAGAGCCTGGACTTCGAGGAAGGCGACTCCTACGATCTAGAGGTGCAGGCACATGACGGGGGAGGCCTGTTTGACACGGCAAAAGTCGTGATCGCTGTGAAAGACGTCAACGATAATGTGCCAGAGATTTCGATGCAGTCGGCACTAAGTGAGATCTCAGAGGACGCCCCATCCGGAACTGTGGTAGCCCTGCTTCACGTGAAGGACAGGGACTCGGGGGCTAATAGTGAGGTGCGCTGCTCACTCGACGACGGCGTCCCGTTTCGACTGGAGGAATCTTTTGACGACTACTACCGTGTGGTGACAGCGAGAGAGCTGGACCGGGAGCAGGTGTCGGAGTACAACGTGACGGTGCGGGCGGCCGACGGCGGGTCGCCGTCGCTGCAGAGCAGCGCGGTGCTGGCGCTGCGGGTGCTGGACGTGAACGACAACGCGCCGGTGTTCTTGGAGGAGCGCTACAGCGCGCGGCTGGCGGAGAACAACGCGGCGGGCGCGCTGGTGCTGACGGTGCGCGCCACGGACGCGGACTGGGGGCAGAACGCGCGCGTGCGCTACCGGCTGGCGGAGGGGCGGGTGCGGGGCGCGCCGCTGTCGTCGTACGTGTCGGTGCAGGCGGAGACGGGCGCGCTGTACGCGCTGCGCTCCTTGGACTACGAGCAGCTGCGCGAGCTGCAGCTGTGCGTGCGGGCGGAGGACGGCGGCGCGCCGGCGCTGAGCAGCAACGTGTCGGTGCGGCTGCAGATCGTGGACGAGAACGACAACGCGCCGCAGGTGCTGTACCcgccggcggccgcggcggcggcgtgGTCGGGCGTGGAGCTGGCGCCGCGGCGGTCGGAGGCCGGCGCGCTGGTGGCCAAGGTGGTGGCGGTGGACGCGGACGCGGGGCAGAACGCGTGGCTGTCCTACGAGCTGGCCAAGGCCACGGAGCCGGGGCTGTTCCGCGTGGGGCCGCACAGCGGCGAGGTGCGCACGGCGCGCTCGCCGCTGGCCCGCGACGCGGCGCGCCACagcctggtggtgctggtgcgGGACCACGGGCGGCCGGCGCTGTCGGCCACGGCCACGCTGAGCGTGGTGCTGGCCGAGAGCGTGGCCGAGCTGCTGGCCGAGCTGGGCAGCGCGGCGCAcgaggcggcggcgccgggcgaGCCGGCCGCCAGCCTGACGCGCTGGCTCGTGCTGGCCGTGGCCGCCGTCTCGTGCCTCTTCGtggccttcctgctgctgctgctggcgctgcgCCTGCGCCGCTGCCAccgccagcagctgctgccgccGGACAGCGGCGCCTCGCGCGGCGTGCCCGTCTCGCACTTCGTGGGCATCGACGGCGTGCGCGCCTTCCTGCAGTCCTACGCGCACGACGTGTCGCTCACGGCCGACTCGCGCAAGAGCCACCTGCGCTTCTCGGCCGCCAGCTGCTGCGACAccctcccggcccggccgccgcccgACGAGCCCGCGCCGCTGCTCGGCGACGAGGACCCGGCCGGCGCCCTCCCCTCGGATCCCGCCCCTCCCTCG ctgtccAAGTGCAGAGTGaccacccagcccagccaaggtttccatggacagagcagggcccagTGGGAGAAGGTGTGCAGTGTCCCCCAGGCCATCACCCAGAGGAACCTGCTGGGCAATCAGCTGGAGGCTGTCAAATGGCTGAGGAACAGGCTGGAGAGTCACCTGCAGAGAGTTCCAGACAGTGGCTCCATGTCCAGGTGCAAAGCAGTGacttgtgctgtccctgcagggccctga
- the LOC132080609 gene encoding protocadherin gamma-B5-like, whose protein sequence is MAVRRRQRLGPGGGRALLAALLLLLLCVWCRAAAERVRYAIAEELGRGSLVGPLARDLGLSADELPARKLRLSEEKQYFTVNEENGNLYVNERLDREEMCGESATCSLRFDVLVHNPLNIFHVEVSIEDVNDNTPRFLRDKFQLEINELTSPGARFHLGMAEDPDVGSNSLQGYELETNTYFTVEVKESQDGSKSAELVLRHSLDRETEPSLRLTLTALDGGDPPRTGTAQLWINVTDANDNPPVFAQDRYRVSLREDTPPGSTVLNVSASDADAGSNAYITYGFGEMPAKVLQKFAVDAQRGTITLQEALDFEDTRAFSLAVEVMDGGGLVAHCKVEVEVLDVNDNPPEITILSLSNPVPEDAPVGTVVALLNVNDLDSGENGQVSCELSGEAPLSIVASSGGSYKVVTSGALDREQASEHRVSVVARDRGRPALRSSRELVLEVSDVNDNAPVFEEAAYSAYVAENNAAGALVLRVQARDADAGANGRVSYWLAGGSAGAAGAAPLVSVEARSGALYAQRSLDYEQCREFTVAVRAQDGGSPARSSTATVRVFVLDRNDNAPRVLWPAPPAAGPGEAAGGAAAAPFEVVPRSAEAGYLVAKVVAVDADAGRNAWLSYELVQASEPALFRVGLHSGEVRTARAVGERDAAKQRLVAVVKDHGQPALSATATLHVVLAESLQEALPELSERPAGAEAAAAELQFYLVLALALLSALLVLSVALAVLARLRRAGPPAVLRCLGAQRFSLAGAAFPADFCEGTLPYSYNLCVPPPARAVPEAAWPPPPPVPILSAEELLGGDSCDKPSPGRSSERYRQPRPLWIGSIARSPDSWFGSSEICGRPHSADNCRRGGEGGYDRGR, encoded by the exons ATGGCGGTGAGGCGGCGGCAGAGGCTTGGGCCGGGCGGCGGGCGAGCGCTGCTGgccgcgctgctgctgctgctgctgtgcgtGTGGTGCCGGGCGGCGGCCGAGCGGGTCCGCTACGCCATCGccgaggagctgggcagaggctCGCTCGTGGGGCCGCTGGCGCGGGACCTGGGGCTCAGCGCGGACGAGCTGCCGGCGCGCAAGCTGCGGCTGAGCGAGGAGAAGCAATACTTCACGGTGAATGAGGAGAACGGGAACCTGTACGTGAACGAGAGGCTGGACCGGGAGGAGATGTGCGGCGAGTCGGCGACCTGTTCTCTCAGGTTCGATGTGCTGGTGCACAACCCGCTGAACATTTTCCACGTCGAGGTGTCCATCGAGGACGTGAATGACAACACACCGCGCTTTCTGCGAGACAAATTTCAGCTGGAGATCAACGAATTGACTTCTCCCGGCGCTCGTTTTCACTTGGGCATGGCCGAGGATCCGGACGTGGGTAGTAACTCTCTGCAGGGCTACGAGCTGGAGACAAACACGTATTTTACGGTGGAGGTGAAGGAGAGCCAAGATGGCAGCAAATCCGCGGAGTTGGTGCTGCGCCACTCACTGGACCGGGAGACCGAGCCGAGCCTGCGGCTGACGCTGACGGCGCTGGATGGCGGAGACCCGCCCCGGACTGGCACCGCCCAGCTGTGGATCAACGTCACCGACGCCAATGACAACCCACCCGTGTTCGCGCAGGACCGGTACCGCGTCAGCCTGCGCGAGGACACGCCTCCGGGATCGACGGTGCTGAACGTTTCAGCCTCAGATGCAGATGCAGGCAGCAACGCCTACATCACTTACGGCTTCGGAGAAATGCCGGCTAAAGTGCTTCAGAAGTTCGCAGTAGATGCCCAAAGGGGGACAATCACGCTGCAGGAGGCGCTGGATTTCGAGGACACGCGCGCGTTCAGCCTGGCTGTGGAGGTGATGGATGGAGGGGGTTTGGTGGCGCACTGCAAGGTGGAGGTAGAGGTGCTGGATGTGAATGACAATCCTCCTGAGATCACGATTCTGTCGCTGTCGAACCCGGTGCCTGAGGACGCGCCTGTCGGGACCGTAGTGGCTCTCTTGAACGTAAATGACCTGGACTCCGGCGAGAACGGTCAGGTATCGTGCGAGCTGTCGGGAGAGGCGCCTCTGTCGATCGTGGCGTCGTCGGGCGGCTCGTACAAGGTGGTGACATCGGGCGCGCTGGACCGCGAGCAGGCGTCGGAGCATCGCGTGTCGGTGGTGGCCCGGGACCGGGGCAGGCCGGCGCTgcggagcagcagggagctggtgctggaggtgTCGGACGTGAACGACAACGCGCCGGTGTTCGAGGAGGCGGCGTACAGCGCGTACGTGGCGGAGAACAACGCGGCGGGCGCGCTGGTGCTGCGCGTGCAGGCGCGGGACGCGGACGCGGGCGCCAACGGGCGCGTGAGCTACTGGCTggcgggcggcagcgcgggcgcggcgggcgcggcgccgCTCGTGTCGGTGGAAGCGCGGAGCGGCGCGCTGTACGCGCAGCGCTCCTTGGACTACGAGCAGTGCCGCGAGTTCACGGTGGCCGTGCGGGCGCAGGACGGCGGCTCGCCGGCGCGCAGCTCCACGGCCACGGTTCGCGTCTTCGTGCTGGACCGCAACGACAACGCGCCCAGGGTGCTCTGGCCCGCCCCgccggcggccgggccgggagaGGCTGCgggaggggcggcggcggcgccttTCGAGGTGGTTCCGCGCTCGGCCGAGGCCGGCTACCTGGTGGCCAAGGTGGTGGCGGTGGACGCGGACGCGGGGCGCAACGCGTGGCTGTCGTACGAGCTGGTGCAGGCGTCGGAGCCGGCGCTGTTCCGCGTGGGGCTGCACAGCGGCGAGGTGCGCACGGCGCGCGCCGTGGGCGAGCGGGACGCGGCCAAGCAGCGGCTGGTGGCCGTGGTGAAGGACCACGGGCAGCCGGCGCTGTCGGCCACGGCCACGCTGCACGTGGTGCTGGCCGAGAGCTTGCAGGAGGCGCTGCCGGAGCTGAGCGAGCGGCCGGCGGGCgccgaggcggcggcggccgagcTGCAGTTCTACCTGGTGCTGGCGCTGGCGCTGCTCTCGGCGCTCTTGGTGCTGAGCGTGGCGCTGGCCGTGCTGGCGCGGctgcgccgggccgggccgcccgccgTGCTGCGCTGCCTGGGCGCGCAGCGCTTCTCGCTGGCCGGCGCCGCCTTCCCGGCCGACTTCTGCGAGGGCACCTTGCCCTACTCCTACAACCTGTGCgtgccgccgcccgcccgcgccgtGCCCGAGGCCGCttggccgccgccgccgccggtgCCCATCCTGTCGGCGGAGGAGCTTCTGGGCGGCGATTCCTGCGACAAGCCGAGTCCGGGCA GAAGCTCGGAGCGCTACCGGCAGCCCCGCCCGCTGTGGATCGGCTCTATCGCTCGCTCGCCGGATTCCTGGTTCGGCAGCTCGGAGATCTGCGGTCGTCCTCACAGTGCAGATAATtgcaggaggggaggagaaggaggctaCGACAGGGGCCGGTGA